In Neisseria brasiliensis, the following proteins share a genomic window:
- the yihA gene encoding ribosome biogenesis GTP-binding protein YihA/YsxC, with amino-acid sequence MNLFQNAKFFTTVNHLKDLPDTPAEIAFVGRSNAGKSSAINTLTNHVRLAYVSKTPGRTQHINFFELTNGNFMVDLPGYGYAQVPEAIRAHWVKLLGDYLQTRHQLIGLVLIMDARHPLKALDIQMLDFFHITGRPVHILLSKADKLSKNDQIKTLGVVKKSLKPYMERQRISIQLFSSLKKQGIEEVNQVVGEWFAHHHAEIAGMQSND; translated from the coding sequence ATGAATCTCTTCCAAAACGCAAAATTCTTCACCACCGTTAATCATTTGAAAGATTTACCCGACACACCGGCCGAAATCGCCTTTGTCGGACGCAGTAATGCGGGCAAATCCAGCGCGATTAACACACTTACCAATCATGTGCGCTTGGCTTATGTTTCCAAAACCCCCGGCCGCACGCAACACATCAATTTCTTTGAGCTGACCAACGGCAACTTCATGGTCGACCTACCCGGCTACGGCTATGCACAAGTACCGGAAGCCATCCGTGCGCACTGGGTGAAACTCTTAGGGGACTATTTACAGACCCGCCATCAGCTCATTGGTTTAGTACTGATTATGGATGCCCGCCATCCGTTAAAAGCCTTGGATATTCAGATGTTGGACTTTTTCCATATTACCGGCCGACCGGTGCATATTCTGTTGTCAAAAGCCGACAAACTCTCCAAAAACGACCAAATTAAAACGCTGGGTGTGGTAAAAAAATCGCTCAAACCTTACATGGAGCGCCAACGCATCAGCATTCAACTCTTTTCCAGCTTAAAAAAACAAGGCATTGAGGAAGTAAATCAAGTTGTTGGCGAATGGTTTGCCCATCATCATGCAGAAATAGCCGGAATGCAATCAAACGATTAA
- a CDS encoding c-type cytochrome, whose product MKRFTLLALALAAGAVTAAPKADVAKGKEIANNVCAACHAADGNSGIAMYPKVSAQHEAYIFQQTMDIKEGKRIHGSAAAMKPLVMGLSEQDIRDVSAFYAKQQAKPGETNPKENAELGAKIFRGGIADKKVPACMSCHGPSGAGMPGGGADIIAYPRIGGQHKAYIVAQMQAYQSGQRENAMMQDIAKRMSAEELEAVGNFIQGLH is encoded by the coding sequence ATGAAACGATTCACTTTATTGGCTTTAGCCTTGGCAGCTGGTGCGGTAACGGCTGCGCCAAAAGCCGATGTGGCAAAAGGCAAAGAAATTGCAAACAACGTTTGTGCGGCGTGTCACGCTGCCGACGGTAACAGTGGTATTGCCATGTATCCGAAAGTATCTGCCCAACACGAGGCTTATATTTTCCAACAAACGATGGATATTAAAGAAGGCAAACGTATCCACGGTTCTGCTGCGGCGATGAAACCTTTGGTGATGGGTTTGTCTGAGCAAGACATCCGCGATGTGTCTGCTTTCTATGCTAAGCAACAAGCCAAACCGGGTGAAACCAATCCAAAAGAAAATGCGGAATTGGGTGCGAAAATTTTCCGTGGCGGTATTGCGGATAAGAAAGTACCGGCTTGTATGTCATGCCACGGCCCGAGCGGTGCAGGTATGCCGGGCGGTGGTGCCGATATTATCGCCTATCCGCGCATTGGTGGTCAGCACAAAGCCTATATCGTGGCACAAATGCAGGCTTACCAATCTGGTCAGCGTGAAAACGCGATGATGCAGGATATTGCCAAACGCATGTCGGCTGAAGAATTGGAAGCAGTAGGTAACTTCATTCAAGGTCTGCATTAA
- a CDS encoding penicillin-binding protein 1A yields the protein MIKKIITTCIGLLLGLVLFGIGLVAIAILVTYPKLPSLDTLQHYQPKMPLTVYSSDGEVIGLYGEERREFTKIEDFPKVLKDAVVAAEDKRFYEHWGVDVIGVARAVVGNLVAGGVQSGASTITQQVAKNFYLSSERTFTRKFNEALLAYKIEQSLSKDQILELYFNQIYLGQRSYGFTSAAQIYFNKSVKDLSLAEATMLAGLPKAPSAYNPIVNPERAKIRQAYILNNMLEEGMITTQQRDKALREELHYERFVQKIDQSALYVAEMVRQELYEKYGEDAYTQGFKVYTTVSTDHQKAATAALRRTLRNFDRGSSYRGAENFIDLSKVDDVEDAVSQHLSTLYTVDGMVPAVVLDTTKKSIQIQLPSGRKATLNSGALGFAARAVENKKMGDDRIRRGSIIRVKGSGDSWRVVQEPLLQGALVSLDAKTGAVRALVGGYDYHSKTFNRATQAMRQPGSAFKPFVYSAALAKGMTASTQINDAPISLPGKGPNGTTWTPKNSDGRYSGYITLRQALTASKNMVSIRILMSIGVNYAQQYIQRFGFKPSEIPPILSMSLGTGETTPLRMAEGYAVFANGGYRVSAHVIDKIYDSQGRLRAQMQPLVAGENAPQAIDPRNAYIMYKIMQDVVRSGTARSANALGRSDIAGKTGTTNDNKDAWFIGFNPSVVTAVYIGFDKPKSMGRAGYGGTIAVPVWVEYMRFALKGTKATGMKSPEGMVTKNGEYYMRERQVTSSDLSLDNRGSVPRNNAAPRRASPSAAETRRQTNEATPSEPVEKPLPPTSSHDGGNKQLDSLF from the coding sequence ATGATTAAAAAGATTATAACTACTTGTATTGGGCTGCTCCTCGGATTGGTGCTTTTTGGTATTGGGCTGGTTGCCATAGCAATTTTGGTTACTTATCCGAAACTCCCTTCGCTGGATACTTTACAACACTACCAACCGAAAATGCCGCTTACGGTTTATTCTTCAGACGGCGAAGTGATTGGTTTATATGGAGAAGAGCGTCGTGAGTTTACAAAAATTGAAGATTTTCCTAAGGTTCTTAAAGATGCCGTGGTTGCGGCGGAAGATAAGCGCTTTTATGAACACTGGGGGGTGGATGTTATCGGTGTCGCGCGTGCAGTTGTCGGTAACTTAGTAGCAGGCGGCGTTCAATCCGGTGCCAGTACCATTACTCAGCAAGTTGCCAAAAACTTCTATTTGAGCAGCGAGCGTACCTTTACCCGTAAATTCAATGAAGCATTGCTCGCCTATAAAATTGAACAATCATTGAGTAAAGATCAGATTTTGGAATTGTATTTCAACCAAATCTATTTGGGTCAACGTTCCTATGGTTTTACTTCGGCAGCGCAAATCTATTTCAACAAAAGTGTGAAAGATTTGTCTTTGGCCGAGGCGACTATGCTGGCTGGTTTGCCTAAAGCACCTTCGGCGTACAATCCGATTGTGAATCCGGAGCGTGCCAAAATCCGACAGGCGTATATTTTGAACAATATGCTTGAAGAGGGCATGATTACCACGCAGCAGCGCGATAAAGCATTGAGAGAAGAGCTGCATTATGAGCGCTTTGTTCAGAAAATCGATCAAAGTGCGCTTTATGTGGCCGAGATGGTACGTCAAGAGTTATACGAGAAATATGGTGAAGACGCCTACACCCAAGGCTTTAAGGTATATACCACGGTCAGCACTGACCATCAGAAAGCGGCAACTGCTGCGCTGCGTCGTACTTTGCGTAACTTCGATCGCGGTAGCAGCTATCGTGGGGCAGAAAATTTTATTGATTTATCCAAAGTCGATGATGTGGAAGATGCGGTTAGCCAACATCTTTCAACCCTCTATACCGTAGATGGTATGGTGCCGGCGGTTGTATTGGATACGACTAAGAAAAGCATTCAGATTCAATTGCCGAGCGGCCGTAAAGCAACATTAAATAGCGGTGCATTAGGTTTTGCTGCACGTGCAGTAGAAAATAAGAAAATGGGTGACGACCGCATTCGTCGTGGTTCGATTATCCGTGTGAAAGGTAGTGGTGACAGCTGGCGAGTGGTTCAGGAGCCATTGTTGCAAGGTGCGCTGGTGTCGTTGGATGCTAAAACCGGTGCAGTACGCGCGTTGGTGGGTGGTTATGATTACCACAGTAAAACGTTTAACCGAGCAACTCAGGCCATGCGTCAACCGGGCTCAGCGTTTAAACCATTCGTGTATTCGGCTGCGTTGGCCAAAGGCATGACTGCTTCGACTCAGATTAACGATGCACCGATTTCCTTGCCGGGTAAAGGCCCTAATGGCACGACTTGGACACCTAAAAACTCAGACGGTCGCTATTCAGGCTATATTACTTTGCGCCAAGCGTTGACTGCTTCAAAAAATATGGTGTCTATCCGTATTTTGATGTCGATTGGTGTGAACTATGCGCAACAGTATATCCAGCGTTTTGGCTTTAAGCCGTCTGAAATTCCACCGATTTTGTCGATGTCTTTGGGTACGGGTGAAACCACACCGTTGCGCATGGCAGAAGGTTATGCTGTATTTGCCAATGGCGGTTACCGCGTATCGGCGCATGTGATTGACAAGATTTACGATAGCCAAGGCCGTTTGCGTGCGCAAATGCAGCCGTTGGTGGCCGGAGAAAATGCGCCACAGGCAATTGATCCGCGTAATGCGTATATCATGTATAAAATTATGCAGGATGTGGTGCGTTCCGGTACGGCGCGCAGTGCAAATGCTTTAGGTCGTTCGGATATTGCTGGCAAAACCGGTACGACTAACGACAATAAAGATGCATGGTTTATCGGCTTCAATCCGAGTGTGGTTACGGCGGTATATATCGGTTTTGACAAACCGAAGAGCATGGGACGTGCAGGCTATGGCGGTACAATTGCTGTGCCGGTATGGGTTGAGTACATGCGCTTTGCACTGAAAGGTACGAAAGCAACAGGCATGAAATCCCCGGAAGGAATGGTCACTAAAAACGGTGAATATTACATGCGGGAGCGTCAGGTAACCAGCAGTGATTTGTCGCTGGATAATAGAGGCAGCGTACCGCGTAATAATGCTGCGCCACGACGTGCTAGTCCTAGTGCTGCCGAAACGCGGAGACAAACGAATGAAGCAACACCGTCCGAGCCGGTAGAAAAGCCTTTGCCACCTACCAGTAGTCATGATGGCGGCAACAAACAGTTGGATTCGTTGTTTTGA